The genomic DNA ATTTTATCTTCTATGTTATATTTCTGTCTGTCTTTCTTACTGTTATATATATCTTCAAGGGTTATTCTCTGATATTTTTCTATCTGGTTCAAAAAGTACTTTACTGCCAAATACGCTATCGCAAAGAAAAATATCATAAATATTATGTTTATCGCTATTACTATTCCCATTTGCTACCTCACTTTATTATTGAATTTAATTTTTCTTTCCTCTTCAACATCAGTTCTTTTAATAAAAAACCATTTTTCTCTGTTTTAACCTTTCTGGTATCTAATCTTTCTATATCTTTCCAGTTTGTATATATTTTTTCTTTTTTGTTTGTCTTTATCAGTCTGTGGAGATGTCCTCTTCCCCTTTGATTAAAGCCGAGTACTCTTACATATTCCGGCTCCGAATCCTGTATGTCCTTTTCTTTTATATCTAAAAGTACATTCAAGATACTCCTTTTTATTCTGGAAATCGAAAAATTCCTGCTTTTCATATTAGCTGTAAAGCTGCTATATGTATTACTGCGTGAAGCCTGATGCAAAAGTCTGTTTAAAAGGTCTTCGCTCATATCATATATTTCTCCCAGCTCTTTACGCTCATATGTAAGTATTTTATACCTGAACAGCTCATAAAGCCTGTCTTCTGCCTTGCTGTCTTCCTCTGCTTTGCTTTTTATGATATTGTAGACTTCTTCGGGCATAACATTCTGATTTTCTGCAAGTCTGCCTTCCTTATATATTTTTCTTATATTTGAAGCACTTGTAATATTTTCCGTTATTTCTGTTTCATTGTAGCCTGTACTTTTTCTTTCCACTATATGCGGCTTTATATGAAAGCCTTTTTCTCTGATAGTTTTCATATACTCCATTGCCAGTATATTATTTGATAAGAAAAAATCCCCCATACCAAATTCCGACAGTGCTTTATGATGTGAAACCGAATAACTCTCACCATTTTTCAAATATTTTTTTAAAAGTCTAGCATATGAATCTGTGTTTTGCATTTGAATAACCTCATTTAATTTATTGATATCCCCGGTTTCAGCACCGAAAATCTGAGTATCCGCCTCCATATATTCCAGTATTTTCACAGCCTCTCTGCAAAAAACCTCTGCATTTTGCAGGGAATAATACAGGGGAAGCTCTATTACCAGATCTATACCGTTATTCAGCGCTATTTCCGTTTTTTCCCATTTATCTATAAAAGAAAACTCACCTCTCTGGACAAAATCACCGCTAATCACTGCCATCACCAGCTCCGGGTCATATTTTCCCGTTTCTGCGATCTGGTATAAATGTCCGTTATGAAAAGGATTGTATTCTGCCACTATTCCTGCTCTCATACCCTAAAATCACCTTAGATATTATAACATATTCTCAAAGCTTTTGACAGTTTAAATTGAAAAAATCAGCCAAAAAGAGTATAATGGCTTATAAGTTTTATGAAATTATTTTTTTAGTTAGGAGAAAATATGGAAAAAGGTATGACCTTTACTTCCCTTGTATTAGGTATTATCGGAACGGTTTTTATTTCGGCAAGTTCATTTTATGTTGTTTTGAAATACGGAGCTCTGCCATGGCCTACTATAATGGCTGCACTTGTATCAATGTTTTTTCTTTCGCTTTTCGGAAAGAGAAACAAAAATGAAATAAACGTTACTCATACTATAATGAGTGCAGGTTCTATGGTTGCCGGCGGTGTGGCCTTTACTGTCCCCGCATATATCCTTCTGGGAGGAGATGTAAATGACATTGACCCTGTAATTCTGCTTATCACTATACTTATAGGGAGTGTCCTCGGGGCTTTGCTCTCATTTATGATAAGAAGAAAACTAATTGATGACAGCTCTCTTGAGTTTCCCATCGGGACAGCGGCATATGAGCTTGTCAACAACGGAAATGACAAAAAAAATATGCTTTATGTGCTTTTAGGTTCTTTATTCAGCGGAATTCTTTCAGTATTCAGGGATATTTCTTTCAGACCGGGAAAAGCACCGTTTATACCCACTACCTATGTATTCAGAGATGGTTTAATTTCATTTTATGTTTCGCCGCTTCTGGTAGGAATCGGCTATATATTAGGATTTTTAAATACCTTCACATGGTTTTTAGGGGGGGCTCTCACATATTGGCTTGCAAGACCCTATGCCCTAAAAAACGGCATAAATGACTTTGATATCATGAAAAACAGCTTTGGAATGGGTTTTATCATTGGAATAGGACTTTCTATAATAGTCAAAATAGTATTTTTTAATAAAAAAGATTCAAAAACAAAAAGCTCAAAATTTTATATTATTTTTACAGCACTTATTTTTGTGGCAGTACTTACTTTTGTTTATAAGCTTCCTGTGTTTTTTGCACTGCTTGTTATTCTTATTACAGTTATTTCAGCAGTCATAGCAGGATATACTACAGGAAAAACCGGGGTTAACCCTATGGAAATCTATGCCATAATTACTATACTGGCAGTTACTTTCCTGAATTCTCTTTTTAATACATTCAGTATTGACAACACTGTCTTCAGCATAATTTTCAAAGGCAAAATACCGGAACTTATCTTGTTTCTGCTGGCATGTATTGTTTCTGTAGCCTGCGGTCTTGCCGGAGATGTTCTTAATGACTTCAAAGCCGGGAGCAAGCTAAAAACAAGCCCTTATGCACAGCTTGCCGGAGAAATTATCGGTGCAGTAGTAAGTTCATTTGTTATTACGTTTTTATTCTTTGTATTTTTCAGAGTTTATAAAAATATAGGACCTTCTGCCTCGAATCCTGATCTTATTGTTTTTCAGGCTTCAATTATTTCTTCAATAGTAAAAGGTATTCCGTTTATGAATATTTTCCTGATCGGAATAGGAGCAGGATTTGTGCTTAATTTGCTGAGACTTCCTGTTTTGACATTCGGTATAGGTATATATCTTCCTATAGCACTGACTATCCCTGTATTTTTAGGCGGATTTATCAGCTTTCTATTTTCGGTGTTCCCGAAAAAACCGGCTGACAGCGCTATGTTCTTTGCAAACGGCCTTATGGCAGGAGAAGCAGTGATAGGAGTTATAATATCAATAATTGCATACATCAAACTTTTTTATTAGGAGATGAAAATATGATTTTAGCCTTTGACATAGGTAACACACATATAGTTCCCGTATTTTTCGATGAATACGGAAATATAATAGAGAGTTTCAGAATTCCTACGAATCTTATTATGACGGAAGATACTCTTTTTGGTATTCTGAAATCACTTACGGAATATAAAAATATAAATCTTAATGAGGTTCATAAAGTAATTATTTCATCAGTTGTTCCTCATCTAAACGAAATTTTTGCATACCTCAGCCAGAAATATTTCAATGTAGCACCTGTAGTTGTTACACTGAACAAAATTAAGGACGAAATAATACTTATGCCGGATACTGAAAGGGGACTGGGCGCAGACAGAATCATAGATATCCTGCAGGCAAAGGTTCTGTTTCCTGATAAAGAACTTATCATTATAGATTTTGGGACAGCTACTACCTTTGATGTAATAAAGGATTCTGTTTATCTTGGCGGATGTATTCTTCCCGGCATAGAGCTTTCCATTGATGCTTTATTCAAAAATACTGCAAAGCTTCCAAAGGTTTATTTTCAGGAGCCTAGTACAGTTTTTGGCAAAAATACTATAAACCAGATAAATGCAGGAATCTACTACAGTAATATCGGAGGTATCAAGGAGATACTTTCACAGTATAAAAAAGGACTTCAGGCGCCATTTGTAATAGCAACAGGCGGTCAGGGAAAAAATATCTCTGAAGTAATTGAAGATATTGATGTTTATCTTCCCGATCTTAGTATGAACGGTCTTTATACATTTGCAAAAAAATTCTCGTAATACTTTTATTTGAATATAGATAAAAAATGCACACATATGACAAATCATACTGTGTGCATTTTAATTATATGCTGAAATCTTAATTATCCTGCAAGACCCCTGCATTTCACATTCTTTTCAGAATCTGCCGAAACATGCAGTACATGATATGCAAAATAATCGGGACTGCAGCTGATAAAAAGCTCTATCTCGGGATTTTCCGTATCACTTCTGAAATCTATTGATATACTTTCAAAATATAAGCTATTTAAAAATTCTTCCTCACTTATCGGGAAAAAAACTTTTTGTCCGTCTTCCATAATGTAGCATTCCTGTTCTTCATCATCAGCCTTCTCAGCACTGCTTGCCCAGTCTTCTGCCAATGATATGCAGCCGTAATCTGTCAGGGCTTTCTCTATCTTTTCTCTGTTTTCTTCTATCCACTTTATTTGTTCGGTTATTTTTTCCGCTAAAATATCAAAATATTCATCTTCAGGCTTATCTTTTGGAAAATCCAGAGCAATTGAAGTATTTTTATCCCATAATTGTACAGTTCCTTCATAAGAAAATACATCCGATACTTTAAAGTTTGCTTTTTCTATCTTTATACCATTAAAATTCATAGCTAGCCTTTCTGTTTTTTGCTTTTTTACGAGCATACCTTTTTAGTAACAGCACTTCTATTTTTCACCAAGAACAAAAGAAAATCCTGCTTTTACATTATGATTTTCAAAGTTATCATTTTTTTCATATTCATAACCTGCTTTTACTGAAAATTTTTCAGTTATCTTATAGTCTATATCTGCACTTGCAGTCATTATTCCTTTACTGTAATCCAGTTTTTCCATTTTATAATCGTTGCTCATATTTCTTGTTTCATGGAAAGTATCGGTGAAATTTTGTTTATAGCCTACACCCGCATTCCATCTCAGTTTTCCTTCATCATTTCCAATATCTACCCCGGCCTTTCCTACAAAACCTTTTCCGTCAGTACTGTCAATATTATCCATTCCATCGGTAGTAATAACTCCCTCTTTTACATATACATAGTCAACACCAATATTTGGTCTGATTTTGACGCTGGAAGTAATTTTCTGATTATACCCCGCAGACAGTCCTCCCTTTATCACATGGGAATTATAGCTGCTTTCTTTTGTCCCTGTACCCAGCCAGTCTGCATTCAGTTCATGTTCATTATACCCATATTGTAAATGTGCATCTATATCAAAATTCTCTTTCACATATCTTCCAAATACATTTAAATTAAATGATCTTACTTTTTCATCATCATCATTAGAATAAGAAACACTATTGTTTGTATACCCCAGAGTAAAACCGCTGTAAAGATCTTCTGCATGTTTATAAAGAGTTGTCCCCATTATTCCATTTGTATCCACATTATAATCATAATTATATTTATTTTCTGCATCAAAATTTGATTTCAGTCCCAGATATTCTATAGACTGTCTTCTTTCACCCGGCATCATATCTGCTGCTTCCATATTCAAAAATCTTTCTGAAGCCCATCCGATCTTATTGGCATTATCTAAATCTACTCTGTTTCTAGGAACCGGATTCAATTTAGCATCCATTTCTGTTTCCTGCTGTCCGGGATTAGGATTAGGACCCGGATCAGGAGTTAAAGCTATTTTGGAATATACCTGATCTACTACAGTTACGCCGTTTTCAACTCTGGAAACAGCTTCTCTTACCCAGCCTCCTGTTTCCTTCAGTTCCTGTGTTACTCCGAAATTAAAGCTCGGATCTATTGCCTGAAGCTTGTTGGAAATGATAATATTTTTTATTCTGACTTTACTTTTTTCCGAAACCTGCTCCGCTTCCTCCAATATATTTTTAGCTGTACCTCCGGCATTTGTCAGAACTATTTTTCCGCCATTCAATATTACACTTCCCGCTATAATTTTTCCGGTTTTTTCAGTTTCAGAATCAATTCCGTCATAATCAACACCTACATTAACAGTACCGTTTATTGTTAAATTTCCTACTAATGTATCTGATGCAAAATCTGAAGCGATACTTTTTGCATTGCTGAAAGCACTGCTGTAATAAGTATCCCCGTCTGCGGCAGGTTTTAAGTTCACTGTCCCGTTTATTGCAGAATTTCCTGATGAAACAATTTTTTCAAAATTATTTACTTCGTCAAATGTAACATTTCCATTACTTATAAAAATATTGCTTCCTGCTCCGCCGTCTATTTTTCCTTTTACTGCTGAATTATTACCCAGCTCAAGAACACTGTCCCCGCTGTCAAATTCTATTGCAGTACCTCCCGGACTTCTTGCAGTTATTGCTCCGGCATTTAGAAAATGTCCGCTGTACTGATTCGATCCGGAAACTATTTTTACTGTATGGTCAGAAGATGCTATTGTTCCATAATTCTTTGTTTCTTTATTATTTTCAGCATAAAATGCTGTCCCGTTATTATCAAGCTCTATTAATATATTCCCGTTATTTATAACTTTTGAATCCTTGGAATCAATTACTTTATCACCCTTATATGAAAGCAGCATTCCGTTTATCTCCACATCAGATGAATCAGCCTTTACGGCAGATCCGAGCTCAGTTACTACTATTCCTCCCATAGTCAGTTTAGAGTTATTCTCTACTGCTATAGCATCTATATCCCCTTTTACCAATACCAGTGATGAATTGTCCACTTCAATTTTTCCATTGCCGGGAGCATATATTCCATAACTGTTTCCTGAAGTATTGGCATATATAAATTGAGAATCTTTCATTAACAGTGAAGTATTATTCTCAAGATATACACCTTTACTGACTCCTCTGTACTCAACCACAGACCCGTCCCATTCTACTGACTGGTTTTCTCCTATAAAAAATCCCATTCCCGGACCGGTTAATTCATTATTCAACAGAACCCTCAGTCCTTTCAGTCTGAAAAAATCACCTGATCCCGGCTGAACCCATAAAACCAGATCATTATTAGGTACAGCACTAATCGCAGACGGATCTATCGAATAATCTCCAAGCCCGTCCGGAAACGGATAGCCTGCTCCCATATTCGTATGCCCCCCTACTCCGAAAAAAAGAGAATAACCGGGTTGTCCTATTTCTGCCATAGTTCCCAGATGTCCGTTAGCCCATGTCTGAAATCCGTATACAGAGCTTGCATCCACTACTCCAAATAGTGCAAACTCATCAGCACCTGTAACAGTTATTTCTCTATTTTCCCCTATTTTATAATCAGTATAATCGTTAAATGATAGTGAATAAGCACTGCTGGTAAGCAAAGCAGAAAGTGCAAACAAATGTTTATAACTACCTTTTTTCATAAAATCCTCCATTTTTTATTGTATAATTTTATTATCTCCCTATATTTGTTGACATTTTTTAAATTCGTACTTAATTTCCTCAAAAATAATTAATTAATGTTTTTCATTAAAATATCTTTTTTTCTTCTTAAATCTCAGTCAGCACTCCTATAAATACAGTATATTTTAAATTATTACAATTTTGTAGTTTATTCTAAATTATACCTTGTTTTTCTCTTATTAACAACTAAAATTTATAATCAACTAAATTATATTTCTATTAAAAAAAATTATTTCCTTTACTTTCCTTACATTTGTATATATAATATGTATGGTACCATACTAGTTTGATAATTTATTTGCTTTTAGCTGAATTATGCTAATTCCGCACTCTGCAAGATAGAGATTAACAGCTGTTGTACTATTCACAGTAATATCCGGTTAAAAACAAGCAAGTCATTAAACTAAAATTCAAATCACAAAAAGTAACTTCTGTTACAGCTTTTTTTCAAATTTATCAGTATAATGTATATAATATAAATTTAAAATCATTAGTCGTATTTTTTTAGTCAATATTTTTTAGTTTCCGCTAAAATGCTTTGACTTTCAAATAGAAAT from Sebaldella termitidis ATCC 33386 includes the following:
- a CDS encoding autotransporter outer membrane beta-barrel domain-containing protein, translated to MKKGSYKHLFALSALLTSSAYSLSFNDYTDYKIGENREITVTGADEFALFGVVDASSVYGFQTWANGHLGTMAEIGQPGYSLFFGVGGHTNMGAGYPFPDGLGDYSIDPSAISAVPNNDLVLWVQPGSGDFFRLKGLRVLLNNELTGPGMGFFIGENQSVEWDGSVVEYRGVSKGVYLENNTSLLMKDSQFIYANTSGNSYGIYAPGNGKIEVDNSSLVLVKGDIDAIAVENNSKLTMGGIVVTELGSAVKADSSDVEINGMLLSYKGDKVIDSKDSKVINNGNILIELDNNGTAFYAENNKETKNYGTIASSDHTVKIVSGSNQYSGHFLNAGAITARSPGGTAIEFDSGDSVLELGNNSAVKGKIDGGAGSNIFISNGNVTFDEVNNFEKIVSSGNSAINGTVNLKPAADGDTYYSSAFSNAKSIASDFASDTLVGNLTINGTVNVGVDYDGIDSETEKTGKIIAGSVILNGGKIVLTNAGGTAKNILEEAEQVSEKSKVRIKNIIISNKLQAIDPSFNFGVTQELKETGGWVREAVSRVENGVTVVDQVYSKIALTPDPGPNPNPGQQETEMDAKLNPVPRNRVDLDNANKIGWASERFLNMEAADMMPGERRQSIEYLGLKSNFDAENKYNYDYNVDTNGIMGTTLYKHAEDLYSGFTLGYTNNSVSYSNDDDEKVRSFNLNVFGRYVKENFDIDAHLQYGYNEHELNADWLGTGTKESSYNSHVIKGGLSAGYNQKITSSVKIRPNIGVDYVYVKEGVITTDGMDNIDSTDGKGFVGKAGVDIGNDEGKLRWNAGVGYKQNFTDTFHETRNMSNDYKMEKLDYSKGIMTASADIDYKITEKFSVKAGYEYEKNDNFENHNVKAGFSFVLGEK
- a CDS encoding tRNA(Met) cytidine acetate ligase, which codes for MRAGIVAEYNPFHNGHLYQIAETGKYDPELVMAVISGDFVQRGEFSFIDKWEKTEIALNNGIDLVIELPLYYSLQNAEVFCREAVKILEYMEADTQIFGAETGDINKLNEVIQMQNTDSYARLLKKYLKNGESYSVSHHKALSEFGMGDFFLSNNILAMEYMKTIREKGFHIKPHIVERKSTGYNETEITENITSASNIRKIYKEGRLAENQNVMPEEVYNIIKSKAEEDSKAEDRLYELFRYKILTYERKELGEIYDMSEDLLNRLLHQASRSNTYSSFTANMKSRNFSISRIKRSILNVLLDIKEKDIQDSEPEYVRVLGFNQRGRGHLHRLIKTNKKEKIYTNWKDIERLDTRKVKTEKNGFLLKELMLKRKEKLNSIIK
- a CDS encoding OPT/YSL family transporter, with the translated sequence MEKGMTFTSLVLGIIGTVFISASSFYVVLKYGALPWPTIMAALVSMFFLSLFGKRNKNEINVTHTIMSAGSMVAGGVAFTVPAYILLGGDVNDIDPVILLITILIGSVLGALLSFMIRRKLIDDSSLEFPIGTAAYELVNNGNDKKNMLYVLLGSLFSGILSVFRDISFRPGKAPFIPTTYVFRDGLISFYVSPLLVGIGYILGFLNTFTWFLGGALTYWLARPYALKNGINDFDIMKNSFGMGFIIGIGLSIIVKIVFFNKKDSKTKSSKFYIIFTALIFVAVLTFVYKLPVFFALLVILITVISAVIAGYTTGKTGVNPMEIYAIITILAVTFLNSLFNTFSIDNTVFSIIFKGKIPELILFLLACIVSVACGLAGDVLNDFKAGSKLKTSPYAQLAGEIIGAVVSSFVITFLFFVFFRVYKNIGPSASNPDLIVFQASIISSIVKGIPFMNIFLIGIGAGFVLNLLRLPVLTFGIGIYLPIALTIPVFLGGFISFLFSVFPKKPADSAMFFANGLMAGEAVIGVIISIIAYIKLFY
- a CDS encoding DUF2262 domain-containing protein, which gives rise to MNFNGIKIEKANFKVSDVFSYEGTVQLWDKNTSIALDFPKDKPEDEYFDILAEKITEQIKWIEENREKIEKALTDYGCISLAEDWASSAEKADDEEQECYIMEDGQKVFFPISEEEFLNSLYFESISIDFRSDTENPEIELFISCSPDYFAYHVLHVSADSEKNVKCRGLAG
- a CDS encoding type III pantothenate kinase, producing MILAFDIGNTHIVPVFFDEYGNIIESFRIPTNLIMTEDTLFGILKSLTEYKNINLNEVHKVIISSVVPHLNEIFAYLSQKYFNVAPVVVTLNKIKDEIILMPDTERGLGADRIIDILQAKVLFPDKELIIIDFGTATTFDVIKDSVYLGGCILPGIELSIDALFKNTAKLPKVYFQEPSTVFGKNTINQINAGIYYSNIGGIKEILSQYKKGLQAPFVIATGGQGKNISEVIEDIDVYLPDLSMNGLYTFAKKFS